The genomic region TCCGCGTCGATCTTCACGCCGATCCTCGGACGGGTCGGCGACATGGTCGGCAAGGAGCGGATGCTCGTCGTCTCGCTCGCCGCCCTCGCCCTCGGCTGCCTGGTGGCCGCCATCGCGCCGAACATCGGCGTGCTCATCGTCGCCCGGGTCGTGCAGGGCATCGGCGGCGCGGTCTTCCCGCTGTCGTTCGGCATCATCCGCGACGAGTTCCCGGCCGCGCGGGTCGGCGGCGCCGTCGCCGCCATCTCGGCGATCGTCGCCGCCGGCGGTGGCCTCGGCGTCGTGCTCGCCGGCCCGATCGTGGCCGCGCTCGACTACCGCTGGCTGTTCTGGATCCCGCTGGTCGTGGTCGGCCTGACCGCCGTCGCCGCGCACCTGTTCGTGCCCGAGTCGCCGGTACGGACCCCCGGTCGGATCGACTGGCGTGCGACCCTGCTGCTCTCCGGCTGGCTCGTCGCGCTGCTCCTGCCGATCAGCCAGGGCGCGGCCTGGGGCTGGACCTCCACCCGGGTGCTCGGCCTGCTGGCGCTCGCCGTGGTGCTGCTGGTCGGCTGGCTCGTCGCCGAGGTGCGCTCGACCAACCCGCTCATCGACATGCGGATGATGCGCCTGCCCGGCGTCTGGACCACAAACCTGGTCGCCCTGCTCTACGGCGCGTCGATGTTCTCCGTGTACGCGTTCCTTCCCCAGTTCGTGCAGACCCCGACCGCTGCCGGCTACGGCTTCGGCGCCAGCATCAGCCAGGCCGGTCTGCTCATGCTGCCGATGCTCGTCGCGATGTTCGTCGCCGGCCTCGTCGCCGGCCGGCTCCAGGCCGTGTTCAGCGCCAAGGCGCAGCTCGCCACCGGCGCCGCGTTCAACGTGGCCGCCTCCGCGATGCTGGCCGCCGCGCACGACACCCGCTGGGAGGTCGGCATCGCCGGTGGGCTTGTCGGTCTCGGCATCGGCCTGGCGTTCGCGTCGATGGCCAACCTGATCGTCGGCAGCGTGCCCGCCAGCCAGACCGGCGTGGCGACAGGCATGAACGCCAACATCCGTACCATCGGCGGCGCGATCGGCGCGGCAGTGGTCAGCGGCGTGATCACCGCCCACCCGCAGGCCAGCGGCCTGCCCCGGGAAGCCGGCTTCACGATGGGATTTCTCGTCCTCACCGCGATCGCCCTGGCGGCCGCGCTCGCGGCCCTGGCCGTCCCGTCCGCCCGGCGGGCGTCGGCCGGTCGCCGGCCGTCCACCGCGACGATCGTCGAGTCCGAGCTAGCCGGCGAGTTCGCCACCATGCCCGCGACCCGCTGAGGGAACGTGACGCAGCCCGGGCGGTTCGCCGCCCGGGCTGCTCCATGTTCGGGAGTACGCTTGCCGCTCCCCCGTCCACCGCTCGTCGTCTTTCAGGATGCGCCCATGTCCGAGTTGCTGACCGCCGACCGCATCGACGAGATCGGCGCCCTGGGCTTCGACAGCCCGGACCCGGCCCCGCTGGTCGCCGAGCTGGTGGGTGCCGTCGACGAGGGGCGCGTCGCCGACCCTGACGACACCGGGTACGCCCTGCTTGTCGCCGCGGACATCCTCGAGCAGGCGGGCGACCTGGCCGACGCGCTCACGCTGGCCACCCGCGCCATCGCCGAGCAGCCCGACGACAACGCGTACGCCCGAGCGGTGCGCGGTGGTCTGCTGCTTCGCCTCGGTCGCTCGGACGAGGGCATGGCCGAGCTGACCGCCCTGCGCCCGCTGCTGGAGACCGATCCCGCGGCCACGTACCTGGTCGACGAGCTGGCCGAGTCCGACCACAGCGAGACGGCGCTGGAGTGGCTCACCGGCGCGCTGGACGCGATCCTGGAACGGACCCGGACCCAGCAGCACGAGTCCGAGGACGCCCAGGACGAGGCCGCGGCCATGATCTACGGCCTGGCCCAGCGGCGGCACGACCTGCGCGAGGAACTGGGCCTGCCGCACGACGAGTACGACAACCTCGCCGACCGACTGCGCGCCGCCAGCAGCCACGCCCTCGACGCGCTCGACGACGGCCCCGCGACGCTGCTGTACTGGCCGCAGGCCGAGTTCAACGCGTTGCTGATGCGCTGGCCCGCGCTTGTCGACAGCTACCCGAAGACGTGGGACGAGCACCGTACCCAGATCGAACGCGCCCTCGTCGAGGCGTCCGGGCTGGGCGGGGGCGACCTGGGCGTCGTCGCCGCCACCGTCGCGGGCCTGGCGGCCTTCGCCGGCGACAACCCCGTCGACGAGGAAACCCTCGACGAGTACGCCGACAGCCTCGACGAGGTGGGCCTGACGGCCTGGCCGCCCGGCCGCAACGACGCCTGCTGGTGCGGGTCGGGCGCGAAGTACAAGAAGTGCTGCCTGCCGCGCTCGCGAAGCTGACCTCTCCTCCGTGTCGGCCGGCCCGGATGGCGTGGCGCGGCACACGCCCGGAGGTAATGTCCCCTGAGCGTCTATACCTGTGAGTCATAACTATGACTCACAGGTATACCGTCCACTCACGATCGACGTTCTGTGATCGGTCGGCTCGGCGACGGAGGCGATGGAGTGACCGCACAGGAACAGCACGAGACGATCGAGGACAGCCCGGTCGGCTGGGTCGCCACGCACGTTCGGCGTTACGTGGAGACCGACGGGGCCGAGGGCGGCACCTACCACGGCTATCCCGCCCTGCTGCTCACCACCCGGGGACGCCGGTCGGGCACACTCCGCCGTACCGCGTTGATCTACGGCCGCGACGGCGACGACCACCTGGTGGTGGCGTCCAACGGCGGCGCGACCACCCACCCCGCCTGGTACCTGAACCTGAGCGCCGACCCGACGGTGGAGATCCAGGTCGGCGCGGAGAGGTTCGCAGGGTGCGCCCGCACGGCGACCGCCGAGGAGCGGGCCCGGCTGTGGCAGCTGATGACGACTGTCTTCCCGACGTACGCCCGCTACCAGAAGGACACCGACCGCGAAATTCCGGTCGTCGTCATCGAACGCGTATCCGGGGAAGATCCCACGATCGATTGATCTGCGTAAGTGCCGTGGAAGGCTATGGTGACCGCAGGTAAGCACCCACTCCGACAAGGAGAACCGCCGTGCGCCGCATCACCACCACCATCGCACTGCTCGGGCTGTCCCTGGTCGTGCTGCTGACGCCGTCGCCGGCGAGCGCGGCGAGCACAGTCGAGGTCACGTCCGCGACCCTGGTCGCGAAAGGCGTCGCCGTGGACGTCACCCTCACCGTGACCTGCCAATCCGGCCTCTCCGGCACCACCGAGTTGACCCTGCGCCAGCGCTCGGGCGACCGCGTGGCCTACGGGACCGGCTGGGCGCCCCTGTCCTGTTCGGGCGAGCCGCAGACCGTGACGGGGCGGGTGTACACGGAGGCGGGCGGGTTCGCCTTCAACAAGGGAGTGGCGCTGGCCAACGGATCCTTCGAGTTGTGCGAGCAGGAATACTGCGACTTCCTGCAGTTCAGCGACACAGTCCGCGTCACCCGCTGAACCGGTCGGACGCCTTCCCCTCGCTGGTCAGCACCGAGGCATCCGGGTTCCAGCACGTGCGACAACACCACCTCATGGGCCGAACGCGGATACGCGTACCGCCTGGCCAGTTGCTCCCGCTTGACCCCGCGCCGCACGTCGGCTGTCACGGTTGGGCAGCTCCGATGTCGACAGTGGGACCGCGGGTCGCAAGGTGATGTCGGCCGTCGCGGGTGGTTGGAAAGTCGTGCTGCCACCACCCGTGGTCAGTTTCCCAGTGCGCGGACCTTGGCGATCGTCTCCTGGACGTGCTGCTTGGCCGGTTCGCCGCCCTGGGACGCCTGCGCGAGCGCCTGGCGGTACGCGTCGATCATGCCGACCAGTGGACCGGCGGCGACGCCCTCAAGCGCACCGGCAACAAGTGATCGCGCCTCGGCCGCGTCCTGTGCTGCCGCTGCGGTCTTGGCCTTCGCCTCGTCGAGCTTCTGCGACGCCGCCGCCAACCTCGCGATGATCTGTGCTGCGCTCACGCGCACCCTCCCCCTGATCGACCATCACCTCCGCCGCCGCACCGGCGAAGACCACAAGGGAGCGTACGAGATCCCTGCACCCAGCGCGACCGCTCGCTAGCTCCCGCGTGATGGCAGAGGTTCCTGCGCCTCACCGCGAAGATCACTTGACGCTGAGCAGTCAGGGCAGGGCCAACACACCTACTCGACATCAAGTGATCGTGAAGCCCGCACGAAATTCCGTGGCGCGGAGCCGCAAAGAAGATCGACTGACAGGGGTCCCGGTAGGAGTCGCTACCCGAACCCGGGGTGGTGAGCGGTCAGCGGGCGGCGACGAACATAGCTACGCCACCAACCTCAGCGCTCGGCCACGTAGACGCCGACGCCAGGCACGCCGACGACGAGTCCTTCCGCCTTCAACGTGAGCATCGCGTTGCGCACGACAATCGCAGAGACGCCGTGAATCTGGCAAAGCTGGGAGGTCGACGGCAGCTTGTCGCCGGGCGACAGCTCGCCCGAGGCGATCTGCTTGCGGATGTGTTCGGCAAGCTCAACCCACTTGGGGCTTGGTGGCATGGCAGTACTCCCTGGTCAGCACCGCCATTCGACCACTCATCACCTTGTTATCGCAAGTGATAGCTTGACTGCGATAGCTTGTTATCCTAGGCTCCGAACTGACCGGCTCCCTGGTCAGCACCCGAGGAGTTGGTTTCTTCCCACCGCAGGAAGCGCTCGGTCGGTCGGTCCCCCCGCCCGGCCGGGCGTGCCGCGGCGTGCCCGCACGCTGCCCCCACCGCCCCCACCGCCGAGCGGCACATGCCGCCACCAGCAGCGCCCAGCCCCGCAAGGAGACCGACCGGACGGGAGCACCCGATGCCCGATCGACCCGACGACCAGCCCACCGACCCACCAGCCCGACGTCCACCAGATGAGCGCCCATCAGCCCAGCGCCTCGTGTCCGCACAGGACGTCGAGGACGCCGACGACACTCTCTTCGCCCATCCCCCGCGCGTCGTCCGCAGGTGGGTCTGTGAATGCGGCGCGGACTACCCCTGCACCGACGTGCTCTTCGCCCGTCTGGTCAAAGCCACCGCCGAGGCCGACAAGTGAGCGCCACCGCCGAATGCGACAAGCAGGCGCACCAGGGCAACACGGTGGATGACCTACGCGGCGCCTGGTTGGCCACGATCGCCGCCGCCGACCGGGCCGGCGCGCACCTGCACGGCTCGGGGTCACCCGGGCGGCGGCTGCCCTGGCAGGACGCGGTCACCGAGTGTTGGCGGGCGCTCAGCCTGGTCTACGCCGGCCTGGCCGCCGATCGGGCCTCGGCGGCGACCGCGACAGCGGGTGAGCTGCTCGCCGGCCTGCGGGCGGCTCGGGTCGACGCTGACCGTGCCGCCGCGCTGGCCGCCCGTACCCGATGGCGGTTGGGGGCGGCCGAGGACCGGCTGCGACGTACCCACAGTGTGGCGGACGTGGTCGCGGCCCGGCGCTTCGCGGCGGCCATCACCCGGTTGGACCTTGTCGTTGTGCGACTCGCGGTCGGCGCGTGCCGCATCGACCGCTCGGTGGCGGCGCTTACCGGCGAAGCGGTGACGCCCACGCCCGATGCGACCAGGAGCACGGCTACCGCCGGGGAGATCGCCCGCGGCTGTCGGGTGGCGAGCGCGCTCGCGACGAGGAGACGTCGACGAAAGATCAGGGAGTCGCGATGGTGAGCGATCCGCACGCCGCGCTGCGCGGTCTGCTGGCGGGGCGGTTGCGTGGCCACGAGCGGCGGCTGCGGCGGTTCAGCGAGGCGGACTGGCTGCGGTACGCGGACCTGCTCGCCGGGGCGCTGCTGGTGGCGGTGCGGCGGCGGTTCGTCGCCGGGCAGGACCGGGCGCCGGTGATCCGGTTCGTGGCGTCCGCGCGGGAACGCTACGACGTCACCGGGTGCGACGTGGAGCCGGCGCTGGCCGAGGCGTTGGTGTGGGCGGCGCTCGGTGAACGCCCACCGGTGCCCGACGACGCGCCGGCGATCGTCGCCCGGACGGTGCTGCTGCTCGGGCTCCTGGAGGACGAGGGCTGCACCGACCGGGAACGGGACGACGTCCTCGCGGCGGCAGCGCAGGCCGCCGACAACGCGGCGCACGGCGACGAGCGGGAGGCGCACTAGAACCCGGACCACAATTTTCCGACGGCTCTGGCACGCTGACGATCGTCACCGTAGCGACGACCGCTCGTGACGGATCGACGTCCCGGCACCGGCGGGGGCGGGGAGAAGGGACGACGGGTGGAAGCGCTCAGCCGCACCCAACGGTCGCTGGATCATGATCAGGTGCAGGGCTTCGTCGACGCGTCCTTCGGCGCGGATCGCCGGGTGGTGGACTGCGGGCCGATCCCGGGGGGCGGCTTCGCGACGGTGTGGCGGGTGGCGCTCGACGACGGGCGCGATGTCGTGCTGAAGGTGCCGCCACCGCCCGACGCATCGCTGCTGCGCTACGAGCGGGGCCTCGGCGGGGCGGAGGCCCGATACTTCCGCCTCGTGGCCGCGCGCGCGCCGCAGGTGCCCGTGCCGCCGCTGCTGCACTACGGCAATGATCAGCAGCACGGCGAGTGGCTGTTCAGCGGCCTGCTGCCCGGGCGGTCGCTGAAGGAGTGGTCGGACTCCGAGCAGCACCTCGACGACGGCCCGGCCCGACACGACTTCGGCGCGGCGATCGCCGTGCTGCACACGGTGAGCGGCGACCACTACGGGTACGACGGCGGCCGGGCGAGCGGCGCGACGTGGCGCGCGGCCTTCTCCGCCATGCTCGGCGACCTGCTCGCCGACGCGGCGGACTGGGGGGTGCGGCTGCCCACCTCGCCGGCGCGGATCCGGGAGCTGCCCGACCGGTACGCCTGGGTTCTGGACCAGGTGCGCCGGCCGTCGCTGCTGCACTTCGACGGTTGGGACGGCAACGTGCTTGCCGAACCCGGCCCCGGTGGCGTTCTGCGCCTGCGCGGGATCGTCGACGGTGAGCGGTACCTGTTCGGCGATCCGCTGATGGATCTCGTGTCGCCCCTGATCTACCGGCGGGTGGAGGACGACGAGGACCATCCCTTCCTGCGGGGCTACCGCGCCGCGGCGGCCGAGCCGCTGGTCTTCGACGAGGCCACGCTGCGGCGGCTCAGCCTCTACCGTCTGCACCTGTATCTGTTGATGACTGTCGAGATGCCCAGCCGTGGAATCACGCGGGAGACCCGTCCGGACCGGTTCGAGCGGCTGGCCGACCTGCTGGATCATGAGCTGACCGAGCTGCGGCGCGCGAGTCCGTCGGCCATTGCAGACGGTACCGACTGACGTCCTCGGAGGCGGCCACCCCGGCCTTCATGAACATCGTCAGCACGGCGTCGCGCGCCCGCCGTTCGCGGGCGCCGGTCGGGAACTTCAGGCTGCCGGTGCGGCGGGCCAGCCCGGCGACCGTCTCCACCCGCGACTCACGGAGTTGTTGAAAACGCACGAAGGCCTCGTTGAGGTCGTCGGCGCCGGCGAGGCAGCCGGCCAGGACCATTGCGTCTTCGAGCGCCATCGAGCTGCTCTGCCCGTCGTGCGGCGGCATCGCGTGCGCCGCGTCGCCGACCAGGCACATCCGGCCGCGACTCCACCGCGGCGGAGGGTCGAGGTCGTAGACCGGCCACCTGATGACCGGGCCGGTGCTGGCGTCGATGACGGCGGGGATCGGTGAGTGGTCTGAACCGTGCAGGTCGACGAGCCGCTGCCGCCACCGGTCCATCGGATCGGCCCGCGGGCCCGCCACGACATCCCCGTCCCCGCTGAGCATGCTCTGGAACCAGACCACCTCGCCGTCCGGTAGTACCTGATAGCCGAAGAACGCGTTGGCGCCGAACGTCAGGCGCAGCACCGGCTCCGGTGCGATCCCGTCGACTCGCGGGGCCGAGCCGCCGCCGTCGATGACGCCCGTGAACCGCGCCGACGGATGGTCGGGGAACATCGTCCGACGGGTGTGCGAGTGCACCCCGTCCGCACCGATCACCACCTCACCGCTGTGACTCGATCCGTCGGCGAGGGTGGCGACGACCCGGTCGTGCCCGTCGTCGCGCAGCCCGACGACCCGCTCACCCTCGACGATACGGACGCCGGCGCGACGGGCCGCCTCGCGCAGCACCTCGCCGAGCCGGTCCCGCCGGATCAGCGTGCTCACCTGGTTGTTGCTGCCGATCTCTCGTCCCCGGTGGTCGTGGAAGGAGATGCGGTCGGTGGGCGTGCCGGCGGCGTCGACAACGGCGAGGAGACCCAGGTCGCGCAGCACTGTGCGGCCGTTGTCGGCAAGGCTCAGGTGCGACCCGAGTGGTCGCTCGCGCGCCGGCCGGGACTCCAGAACCGTCACGCGCCACCCGATCCGGCGCAGGAAGAGACCGACGGCCGTGCCGGCGATTCCCGCGCCGACGACCACGGCGTGCGCCGGACTGATCATGTCGGGCCGGCCGTCGCTGGTGGCCCGAAAGGACATGTCGTACCCATTTGCTCCCCCGTGTGGCGGGCGCTGTGGACACGTCCGCCGCACCGACCGTAATCACGGCGGCGACAGTGGTCAAGGCAGCAAGATCCATCAATGTGAGGCTTGACACAGGCATTGACGGCCGGAATGCTGTGGGAGTCCTGCTAACCGAGGCGGGGCCACGTGTCGGGGGGATCGGTTCTTCTACTGCATTCGCCTGCGCGCGGCTCCATGGCCAGCACTTGAGGTTTCTCCGCCACCGAATGCTCCGAATAGGACGGCCATCACCCGTGTTCGCCGCAGGATGCCGCAATGCATCCGACGTAGGGCGTGGACAATTGCCGTACCAGCTCGGTCGATCGCTGGTCGGGATGCCGCACAGTGATTCCAACCGTCATCCGACGGTGGCGCGTCATGCACCCCTAAGCACGGCGTAGGGCCACGGCCTCACTTCCGACAACCGCATTTATTCGGGAGGTGTCGTGATGAAGAACAACTCGGCCGGCTGACACACACCAATTATCTTTCGTCCCGATGAGCGTGTGTCGCTTCGCGGCACACGCTCATCGGCAGCGCAGCCGTTCCCGCTCGGGAAGGAACAGGTGTGACCCCGGAGACGACCCACCCGATGACCCTCGGCCAACTGTCGGTCTGGCGGGACATCGAAAGAATGCATCCGGAGAAGTGGTGGGAGGGCAACCTCTGCTTTTCCTGGTCGTTGCCGGAAAATGTGACAGCCGCGGACGTCTGGCGTGCGGTCGGGGCGCTCGGCATGCGGCACGCCTCGCTGCGCACGACGTTCGACGTCGAGGACCCGGCAGATCCGCGGCAGCGCGTCGCGGTGGGATCCCCCGCCGACGTGGTCGCGGCGGTACGACAGCCCGACGGCGAGACGGGGATGTCCCGGATCGAGACCGAGGAGATCAAGCGCCCGTTCACGCTCACCACCGACCTGCCGTGGCGGGTGTGGCTGACCGAGGGCGACGGCCGACCCCGCGACCTGCTTGTCGTCATCCACCACATGGCCGCCGACGGCGCGGGCATCAACACCATGGAGCGGGACTTCTACGCGCTGCTGGCCGGAGAGGCCCTGCCACCGGCGCCGCAGCCCGCCGAACTCGCGACGCGGCAACGCTCCGGCGACATGGACGCGCGGCTGCTCGCCGCCGAGTCGTACTGGCGCAAGCTGCTGTCGGGAGCACCCCGGCGGACCCCTCCCGCACCGGGACCGGTGCTCCGGGCGACGATGCACACAGGCATCCCCGAGCCCATCCTCCGCCAGGCGGCGCGCGGCATCGGCGTCACAGTCGCGGGGGTGCTCCTGACCGCGTACTGCCGGGCGATCATCGCGACGGGCACCAGCAGCACGCCGGTTCTGCTCTATCCGATGTCGTCCAACCGCTTCGACCCGGCTGTCACCTCGCTCGTCACCTCCATGAACCAGTGGGTCCCGCTGCTGGCCGCACCGGCCCCGGACGACTCGTTCGCGCACACCGCGCGCGCCCTGTACGTCCGGAACATGCGGGCCCTCAAGCACGGGGTCTACGACCCCGACTCGGTGGCGCGGATTCGCGAGGACGCCGAACGGGAGGGCGGCCCGCTCGACCCGGGATACCACTTCACGTTCCTCCTGCCCCCGATGGTGGTGCGGCCACCGGAGACGATCCAGGAATCGCGGATCGAGTGGCACGTGCCGATCCGGTCGACCGGGCCCGGCTTCTACCTGATGGCCAACGCCGACACCACCGTCCGGTTGACCGTCCGGGTGATCCGCGAGGGCTACCGCCGCGAGGAACTCGACGCTCTGCTCGCCGCCATGCGCGACGACCTGCTGGACCTCGTCCGCGCGAACGCGGAGGCCACCGAATGACCACGACCGCGCCGCCCACCACCGTCCCGGTCACGCCGAGCCTGTGGCGTCACCGGGACTTCATGACGCTGTGGACCGGGCAGACCCTCAGCGAGACCGGTTCCGCGGTGTCCACCCTCGCGGTTCCGCTCATCGCGGTGTCCGTGCTGAACGCGTCGACGTTCTCGGTCAGCCTGCTCCAGGCCGCCGGGATGGCGGCGTACCTGCTCGTGGCGCTGCCGGCCGGGGTCATCGTCGACCGGATGCGCAAGCGGCGACTGATGGTGTTCTGCAACCTGCTGCGGGCCGTCGCGATGGGCACCATCCCGCTGGCGTTCTTCGCCGGTGAACTCACCATGGCGCAGTTGTGGCTGGTGGCGGCCCTGTGCAGCGTCTGTTCCGTCTTCTTCGAGGTGGCCTACCAGTGCTACCTGCCGGCGGTGGTGCGCTCCGACCAGCTGCTGGACGCGAACGGCAAACTCAGCACCACGTACTCGGTGGCCCAGGTCGCCGGCATCGGGCTCGGCGGAGGTCTGGTCGCGGTCTTCGGCGCGGCGCGGACGGTCCTCATCGACGCCGCCTCGTTCGCGGTCAGCGCCGTCTCGCTGCTCCTGATCCGGCGCAAGGAGCCGGAGGTCGCCGCGCCGGAGGGCCCCCGGCCACGGCTGCGGGAGGAGATCTCGGCCGGCCTGGCGTTCGCCTTCCGGCATCCGGTGCTACGGAAGATCGTCGCGGCCAGCGGCACCCTGAACGTGTTCAGCCAGGTCATCTACGCCCTCTCGGTCATCTACCTCGTCCGGGTCCTCAAGCTGACGCCGGCCGAGGTGGCCGTGCAACTGGCTCTGGGCACGGCCGGCGGCATCGCCGGCGGGCTCGCCTCGGGCCGGCTGGCTCGACGGATCGGCACCGCCCGCATCATCTGGGTCTCCCTGCTCGGGCTCGGTTGGACGATGCTGCTGGTGCCGCTGGCCGAGCCCGGCTGGCGGGTCGCGTTCTACACCGTCGGGATGACAGGCTTCGCCGCGCTCTGCGCGATCTACAACGCGGCCCAGATCAGCTACCGGCAGCAGATGTGCCCGCCGGAACTGCTCGGCCGCCTCACCGCCGGGGTCCGCTGGATCGTGTGGGGGGCTCTGCCGATCGGCGCGGTCCTCGGTGGCGCGCTGGGCACCTGGCTCGGCGTCCGCGAAACCCTGGTGATCGCCGCCCTCGGCGTCTGGGCCTCCGGACTGTGGGTCTACTTCTCCCCGCTGCGCAGGATGCGAAACTTCACACCCGAGCCGGCCACCCAGCCCTAGGAGCGAGTCGTCGACGAGGCGCACGGACGTCAGCGCGTCGAGCCGGCCAGCGCCGCCCACGTCCGCGCCACCCCGGTCCGCAGGTCGGTGACGGGACGCCAGCCCAGCACCGCCGACGCGCGCGTGACGTCGAGCCAGATGTCCCGCCGGTCGAAGGCCCGCCGGTCGGCGTACCGGATGGTCAGCGGCCTGTCGACGGTCGCCGTCACCACCTCCAGCAGCTCGGCGAGGGAGGTGGGACGGCCCGCGCCGACGTTGAGCACGACGCCGTCGAGCGCCTCCCGGGCGTCGGGGTCCAGGTGCCGGTCCCACACCGCCAGCAGGGCGGCCACGACGTCGTCGATGTAGACGTAGTCGCGGCGGGTGACCGGGTCGCCGAACACCTGCAACGGCCGGTGCGCGGCCGCCGCCTCCAGCCAGTGGGACACCACACCGAGCCCACCCTCGGCGCGCTGGCCGGGCCCGTACACGTTGGACGGCCGCAGCACGACCGGCCGGAGGTGGTCCGCGGCCTCGCGCAGGGCCTGCTCCTGGGCCAGCTTCGCCCGGCCGTAGACGCTGTCGGGGCCGAGTGGGCGGGTCTCGTCCACAGGCGGGGGCACGTCCGGGCGGTACGCCGTCCCACCGGACCCGAGCAGGACGACTGTGGGCCGACGGGCGCCCAGCTTGCACGCCTCCAGCGCGGCGGCGAGGGCACGCTGGTCCAGCTCGACGAGTTCGGGTCGGCTCGCGGCCCTCTTCGGCGTGACCGTGCCGGCGGTCCAGAAGACCAGATCCGCCCGCCTGATCGCGTCGACGTAGCGGTGCTCCTCGGCGGCGTTGCGGGGTCGGGTCAGCCGCTGCGGAGGCCGGCGGCGGCGTTCGAGCGCACGGCACAGACTGGCCCCGATGAACCCGTCCGACCCGACGACCACGGTGACCGGGGCAGCTACCGCACTCACCCCGGCACCTCGGTCCGCGCGGCGTGGGCCGCCAGCTCGGCGGCGTAGTCGGCGGTCCCCTCGCGGGCGGCAAGCAGGTTGCGGTGCAGGGTCTCCAGCAGGTCGAGGGAGTAACC from Micromonospora lupini harbors:
- a CDS encoding MFS transporter, which encodes MSVTSRRSSRRLTFTVLAAGAGFFAMLQSLITPVLPTIQQDLHTSQNTVTWVLTAYLLSASIFTPILGRVGDMVGKERMLVVSLAALALGCLVAAIAPNIGVLIVARVVQGIGGAVFPLSFGIIRDEFPAARVGGAVAAISAIVAAGGGLGVVLAGPIVAALDYRWLFWIPLVVVGLTAVAAHLFVPESPVRTPGRIDWRATLLLSGWLVALLLPISQGAAWGWTSTRVLGLLALAVVLLVGWLVAEVRSTNPLIDMRMMRLPGVWTTNLVALLYGASMFSVYAFLPQFVQTPTAAGYGFGASISQAGLLMLPMLVAMFVAGLVAGRLQAVFSAKAQLATGAAFNVAASAMLAAAHDTRWEVGIAGGLVGLGIGLAFASMANLIVGSVPASQTGVATGMNANIRTIGGAIGAAVVSGVITAHPQASGLPREAGFTMGFLVLTAIALAAALAALAVPSARRASAGRRPSTATIVESELAGEFATMPATR
- a CDS encoding SEC-C domain-containing protein is translated as MSELLTADRIDEIGALGFDSPDPAPLVAELVGAVDEGRVADPDDTGYALLVAADILEQAGDLADALTLATRAIAEQPDDNAYARAVRGGLLLRLGRSDEGMAELTALRPLLETDPAATYLVDELAESDHSETALEWLTGALDAILERTRTQQHESEDAQDEAAAMIYGLAQRRHDLREELGLPHDEYDNLADRLRAASSHALDALDDGPATLLYWPQAEFNALLMRWPALVDSYPKTWDEHRTQIERALVEASGLGGGDLGVVAATVAGLAAFAGDNPVDEETLDEYADSLDEVGLTAWPPGRNDACWCGSGAKYKKCCLPRSRS
- a CDS encoding nitroreductase family deazaflavin-dependent oxidoreductase, with translation MTAQEQHETIEDSPVGWVATHVRRYVETDGAEGGTYHGYPALLLTTRGRRSGTLRRTALIYGRDGDDHLVVASNGGATTHPAWYLNLSADPTVEIQVGAERFAGCARTATAEERARLWQLMTTVFPTYARYQKDTDREIPVVVIERVSGEDPTID
- a CDS encoding DUF6244 family protein yields the protein MSAAQIIARLAAASQKLDEAKAKTAAAAQDAAEARSLVAGALEGVAAGPLVGMIDAYRQALAQASQGGEPAKQHVQETIAKVRALGN
- a CDS encoding winged helix-turn-helix domain-containing protein; this translates as MPPSPKWVELAEHIRKQIASGELSPGDKLPSTSQLCQIHGVSAIVVRNAMLTLKAEGLVVGVPGVGVYVAER
- a CDS encoding phosphotransferase family protein, producing MTDRRPGTGGGGEKGRRVEALSRTQRSLDHDQVQGFVDASFGADRRVVDCGPIPGGGFATVWRVALDDGRDVVLKVPPPPDASLLRYERGLGGAEARYFRLVAARAPQVPVPPLLHYGNDQQHGEWLFSGLLPGRSLKEWSDSEQHLDDGPARHDFGAAIAVLHTVSGDHYGYDGGRASGATWRAAFSAMLGDLLADAADWGVRLPTSPARIRELPDRYAWVLDQVRRPSLLHFDGWDGNVLAEPGPGGVLRLRGIVDGERYLFGDPLMDLVSPLIYRRVEDDEDHPFLRGYRAAAAEPLVFDEATLRRLSLYRLHLYLLMTVEMPSRGITRETRPDRFERLADLLDHELTELRRASPSAIADGTD
- a CDS encoding FAD-dependent monooxygenase, encoding MSFRATSDGRPDMISPAHAVVVGAGIAGTAVGLFLRRIGWRVTVLESRPARERPLGSHLSLADNGRTVLRDLGLLAVVDAAGTPTDRISFHDHRGREIGSNNQVSTLIRRDRLGEVLREAARRAGVRIVEGERVVGLRDDGHDRVVATLADGSSHSGEVVIGADGVHSHTRRTMFPDHPSARFTGVIDGGGSAPRVDGIAPEPVLRLTFGANAFFGYQVLPDGEVVWFQSMLSGDGDVVAGPRADPMDRWRQRLVDLHGSDHSPIPAVIDASTGPVIRWPVYDLDPPPRWSRGRMCLVGDAAHAMPPHDGQSSSMALEDAMVLAGCLAGADDLNEAFVRFQQLRESRVETVAGLARRTGSLKFPTGARERRARDAVLTMFMKAGVAASEDVSRYRLQWPTDSRAAARSAHDPAGRPAARTGPDGSPA
- a CDS encoding condensation domain-containing protein — its product is MTPETTHPMTLGQLSVWRDIERMHPEKWWEGNLCFSWSLPENVTAADVWRAVGALGMRHASLRTTFDVEDPADPRQRVAVGSPADVVAAVRQPDGETGMSRIETEEIKRPFTLTTDLPWRVWLTEGDGRPRDLLVVIHHMAADGAGINTMERDFYALLAGEALPPAPQPAELATRQRSGDMDARLLAAESYWRKLLSGAPRRTPPAPGPVLRATMHTGIPEPILRQAARGIGVTVAGVLLTAYCRAIIATGTSSTPVLLYPMSSNRFDPAVTSLVTSMNQWVPLLAAPAPDDSFAHTARALYVRNMRALKHGVYDPDSVARIREDAEREGGPLDPGYHFTFLLPPMVVRPPETIQESRIEWHVPIRSTGPGFYLMANADTTVRLTVRVIREGYRREELDALLAAMRDDLLDLVRANAEATE
- a CDS encoding MFS transporter — its product is MTTTAPPTTVPVTPSLWRHRDFMTLWTGQTLSETGSAVSTLAVPLIAVSVLNASTFSVSLLQAAGMAAYLLVALPAGVIVDRMRKRRLMVFCNLLRAVAMGTIPLAFFAGELTMAQLWLVAALCSVCSVFFEVAYQCYLPAVVRSDQLLDANGKLSTTYSVAQVAGIGLGGGLVAVFGAARTVLIDAASFAVSAVSLLLIRRKEPEVAAPEGPRPRLREEISAGLAFAFRHPVLRKIVAASGTLNVFSQVIYALSVIYLVRVLKLTPAEVAVQLALGTAGGIAGGLASGRLARRIGTARIIWVSLLGLGWTMLLVPLAEPGWRVAFYTVGMTGFAALCAIYNAAQISYRQQMCPPELLGRLTAGVRWIVWGALPIGAVLGGALGTWLGVRETLVIAALGVWASGLWVYFSPLRRMRNFTPEPATQP